A genome region from Streptomyces finlayi includes the following:
- a CDS encoding FAD-binding oxidoreductase: MTITTDAVADLRAALPAPDSVLTDPDLLLAGSRDMADLCPAGVPLAIVRPRDTAEVSATVRIAAAHGVPVVPQGARTGLAGGANAVDGSIVISLIRLTQISVDTTARLAVVGAGVVNADLSRAAAREGLDYPPDPGSWESSTIGGNVATDAGGMCCVKYGVTSRYVAGLTVVLADGAVLHCGRYGSERAAGYDLTGLFTGSEGTLGIITEIVLRLRPARRPGRTLAAVFPTVAAAGRAITGITGSRVVPSLLELLDRTHLRAIEDYRPSGLDTGAGALLLAASDTGPGAQTELDIMAAHCERAGATELHVATDQVEADALLAARRLAHPAMERLAAQRFPGGRGGLIVDDVAVPHGRVVELVEGVIRIAESHDVLVGVVGHAGDGNFHPVIVVDLSDPAVLARGRAVFDEIMRLGLSLGGTCTGEHGVGLLKRDWLERELGPVGVRVHQAVKSALDPAGILNPGKVVLPAHDGS; encoded by the coding sequence ATGACGATCACGACGGACGCCGTGGCGGACCTGCGCGCCGCACTGCCCGCGCCGGACAGTGTGCTCACCGACCCGGATCTCCTGCTCGCCGGCAGCCGCGACATGGCCGACCTGTGCCCGGCCGGCGTGCCCCTCGCGATCGTGCGCCCGCGCGACACCGCCGAGGTCTCCGCCACCGTACGGATCGCCGCGGCCCACGGAGTGCCCGTCGTACCGCAGGGCGCCCGGACCGGACTCGCCGGCGGCGCCAACGCCGTCGACGGATCGATCGTCATCTCGCTCATCCGGCTGACACAGATCAGCGTCGACACCACGGCGCGCCTCGCGGTCGTGGGCGCGGGAGTCGTCAACGCCGACCTCAGCCGGGCGGCGGCCCGCGAAGGGCTGGACTACCCCCCGGATCCAGGCTCGTGGGAATCGTCGACCATCGGCGGCAACGTCGCGACCGACGCGGGTGGAATGTGCTGCGTGAAGTACGGCGTCACCAGCCGGTACGTGGCCGGCCTGACCGTGGTCCTCGCCGACGGCGCGGTCCTCCACTGCGGGCGGTACGGCTCCGAACGAGCCGCTGGGTACGACCTCACCGGACTGTTCACCGGGTCCGAAGGGACACTGGGCATCATCACTGAGATCGTCCTGCGACTGCGGCCCGCACGTCGCCCGGGCCGCACGCTCGCCGCCGTGTTCCCCACGGTAGCCGCCGCCGGGCGGGCGATCACGGGCATCACCGGATCGCGGGTCGTTCCGAGCCTGCTGGAACTCCTCGACCGGACGCACCTGCGGGCCATCGAGGACTACCGGCCGTCCGGCCTGGACACAGGGGCAGGTGCGCTGCTGCTCGCCGCATCCGACACGGGACCCGGCGCACAGACCGAACTGGACATCATGGCCGCGCACTGCGAGCGCGCGGGCGCGACCGAACTGCACGTCGCGACCGACCAGGTGGAAGCCGACGCGCTGCTCGCGGCCCGCAGACTCGCACACCCCGCGATGGAGCGCCTCGCCGCACAGCGGTTCCCCGGCGGCCGGGGCGGTCTCATCGTCGACGACGTGGCCGTGCCGCACGGCCGGGTCGTCGAACTGGTGGAGGGGGTCATCCGTATCGCGGAGAGCCACGACGTGCTGGTCGGTGTGGTCGGGCACGCGGGAGACGGCAACTTCCACCCCGTGATCGTGGTCGACCTGTCCGATCCGGCGGTGCTGGCCCGAGGACGGGCGGTCTTCGACGAGATCATGCGGCTCGGCCTCTCACTCGGCGGCACCTGCACAGGTGAGCACGGCGTGGGCCTGCTCAAGCGTGACTGGCTGGAGCGGGAGCTCGGTCCGGTCGGCGTACGCGTCCACCAGGCCGTGAAGTCGGCCCTCGATCCGGCGGGAATCCTCAACCCGGGCAAGGTGGTTCTCCCCGCGCACGACGGGAGTTGA
- a CDS encoding non-ribosomal peptide synthetase, producing the protein MSRLVHEVFAAQAARTPEAVAVRSDEATLTYRELDERANKLAHHLVALGVEPGAPVAVLLERSAQAVVALLATLKAGGAYLPVHSGYPAERRQWIVGQSGAGVLLTDAAMTRRGLPDVARAVRVADDPAIDAAPATAPVVAVGQDDLAYVMYTSGSTGHPKGVAVRHSGTVDLVLDRCWDTGNHERVSLIAPTAFDVSLYEILVPLVRGGSVVVFPEGPVDIGRLRAHVTGHGITALHLTAGLFRVVADEAPDLFATAREVLTGGDTIAPGAVDRVLRTCPDLVVRALYGTTEATVFSTHATLTAPYRPGITVSSGRAFDGVELHVLDERLDPVPPGAVGELYIAGRGLAKGYLERPDLTAEAFVANPFRDGGDRMYRTGDLARLSADGELDFAGRATDLVKILGFRVELAEIESVLAGFPGLAHVAVVAHEVGADTRLAAYVVPEGDEPDLATLREHVRAALPEYMVPGAFTVIGELPLTANGKVDRSALPVPEFHGETAYRAPANPTEEVICRIFAQVLSLPKVGAEDSFFDLGGHSLLAMRLLSRIRAELGVEVQIRTLFNTPTVAGLAELVAVEQAA; encoded by the coding sequence GTGTCCCGGTTGGTACACGAGGTTTTCGCCGCGCAGGCCGCCCGCACACCGGAGGCCGTGGCGGTGAGGTCGGACGAGGCGACGCTCACCTATCGCGAGTTGGACGAACGGGCCAACAAGCTGGCTCATCATCTGGTGGCTCTCGGCGTCGAGCCGGGCGCCCCGGTGGCCGTGCTGCTGGAGCGCTCGGCGCAGGCCGTCGTCGCGCTGCTCGCCACGCTCAAGGCGGGCGGCGCGTACCTGCCCGTGCACTCCGGTTATCCCGCGGAGCGGCGGCAGTGGATCGTCGGGCAGTCCGGCGCCGGGGTCCTGCTGACGGACGCCGCGATGACGCGGCGCGGGCTGCCGGACGTGGCGCGGGCGGTCCGTGTCGCGGACGATCCGGCGATCGACGCGGCGCCCGCCACGGCGCCGGTCGTGGCGGTCGGTCAGGACGACCTCGCCTACGTGATGTACACGTCGGGTTCGACCGGGCACCCCAAGGGCGTCGCGGTCCGGCACAGCGGCACCGTCGACCTCGTGCTCGACCGATGCTGGGACACCGGAAACCACGAACGGGTGTCGCTGATCGCGCCGACGGCGTTCGACGTGTCGCTCTACGAGATCCTGGTTCCGCTGGTGCGTGGCGGCAGCGTGGTCGTGTTCCCCGAGGGGCCGGTCGACATCGGCCGGCTGCGCGCGCACGTCACCGGACACGGCATCACCGCCCTGCACCTGACCGCGGGGCTGTTCCGGGTCGTGGCCGATGAGGCGCCGGACCTGTTCGCGACCGCCCGGGAGGTGCTGACCGGAGGCGACACCATCGCCCCGGGGGCCGTCGACCGGGTCCTGCGGACCTGTCCTGACCTGGTCGTCCGTGCTCTGTACGGGACCACGGAGGCCACGGTCTTCAGCACGCACGCGACGCTGACCGCCCCTTACCGGCCCGGGATCACCGTCAGTTCGGGCAGGGCGTTCGACGGGGTGGAGCTGCATGTGCTCGACGAGCGGCTGGACCCGGTGCCTCCTGGCGCCGTCGGCGAGCTGTACATCGCGGGCCGCGGCCTCGCCAAGGGTTACCTCGAGCGGCCGGACCTCACGGCGGAAGCGTTCGTCGCCAACCCGTTCCGCGACGGCGGCGACCGGATGTACCGCACCGGTGACCTCGCCCGGCTGTCGGCCGACGGCGAGCTCGACTTCGCCGGACGCGCCACCGACCTGGTCAAGATCCTCGGCTTCCGGGTCGAGCTGGCCGAGATCGAGTCCGTCCTGGCCGGGTTCCCCGGTCTGGCCCATGTCGCCGTCGTAGCCCATGAGGTCGGCGCCGACACCCGTCTGGCCGCGTACGTGGTTCCGGAAGGCGACGAGCCGGACCTGGCCACGCTCCGCGAACACGTGCGTGCCGCCCTGCCGGAGTACATGGTGCCCGGGGCGTTCACCGTGATCGGGGAACTGCCGCTGACGGCGAACGGCAAGGTCGACCGCTCGGCCCTGCCGGTACCGGAGTTCCACGGTGAGACGGCCTACCGTGCCCCCGCCAACCCGACGGAGGAGGTCATCTGCCGGATATTCGCCCAGGTGCTCAGTCTGCCGAAGGTCGGCGCCGAGGACAGTTTCTTCGATCTGGGCGGCCACTCCCTGCTCGCTATGCGCCTGCTCAGCCGCATCCGCGCGGAGCTGGGCGTCGAAGTGCAGATCCGCACCCTGTTCAACACGCCGACGGTGGCGGGCCTCGCCGAGTTGGTGGCCGTCGAGCAGGCCGCGTAG
- a CDS encoding aspartate/glutamate racemase family protein produces the protein MEIAVIAGTPFDAEVGAALLRDAGHAATPYPMAGSADEQDAMQYESPDTLRAAFHDLVRDLDTRSHRVAMLFCNSLSAVVGDDTAAEAATLAVVSPTAVYHEAAAAYRRVLVVTGNGSAVVGYERATGSTAHRALCVSDPMLVRAIETGDPATAFHRSSLPDTLRLAERNEFEAVVLACTHFTAVLPHVLAACRLPVVDVGGRLVELTARAAVAAAADGLLDRST, from the coding sequence ATGGAGATCGCGGTTATCGCCGGCACACCCTTCGATGCCGAGGTCGGCGCGGCTCTGCTGCGAGACGCGGGACACGCCGCGACCCCTTACCCCATGGCCGGGTCCGCGGACGAGCAGGACGCGATGCAGTACGAAAGTCCCGACACGCTGCGGGCCGCGTTCCACGACCTGGTGCGCGACCTCGACACCCGCAGCCACCGCGTAGCGATGCTGTTCTGCAACTCGCTCTCCGCCGTGGTGGGCGACGACACGGCCGCCGAGGCGGCCACGCTCGCCGTCGTCTCCCCGACCGCCGTCTACCACGAAGCCGCGGCCGCCTACCGGCGTGTGCTGGTCGTCACCGGCAACGGCTCGGCGGTGGTCGGCTACGAACGCGCGACCGGGTCGACGGCACACCGTGCCCTCTGCGTCTCCGATCCGATGCTCGTGCGAGCCATCGAAACCGGTGACCCGGCAACGGCGTTCCACCGGTCGAGCCTGCCGGACACCCTGCGCCTGGCCGAGCGCAACGAATTCGAGGCTGTCGTGCTGGCGTGCACCCACTTCACCGCGGTGCTGCCCCACGTGCTCGCGGCGTGCCGGCTGCCCGTGGTCGACGTCGGCGGCCGCCTCGTGGAGCTGACCGCGCGGGCCGCAGTCGCGGCAGCTGCGGACGGGCTGCTGGACAGGAGTACCTGA
- the hppD gene encoding 4-hydroxyphenylpyruvate dioxygenase, which yields MPTSDPFVFDDVRLDHIRFHVRSIDTALEWLVGGYGLTVRAMSRPEAGAGSRSVEVGTNDISLVLTEAGTAEDHPASQYVARHGDGVADIALRVPDASAAYAAAVGRGARSVAPPARFGDLVTASVGGFGDVVHTFVERPGGAGGPAVPGLHPVPRDAAAPVSTLRSVDHFAVCVRPGDIDDTIAFYRNVFDFEVTFTERLQIGAQAMTTKVVESRSGDVTLTLIEPDITQEPGHIDEFLQEHGCAGVQHIAFATDEIVTTVADLRRRGVAFMGTPDTYYRTLADRVVPTRYTVDELRGQQVLVDEDHGGQLYQIFARSVHPRRTIFLELIERMGARTFGSGNITALYEAAERQRKAADGESWAA from the coding sequence ATGCCCACGTCCGATCCCTTTGTCTTCGATGACGTCCGTCTGGATCACATACGGTTCCACGTGCGGAGCATCGACACCGCGCTGGAGTGGCTGGTAGGCGGCTACGGGCTCACGGTGCGTGCGATGTCCCGGCCTGAGGCGGGGGCCGGGTCGCGGTCGGTCGAGGTGGGCACGAACGACATCAGCCTCGTACTCACCGAGGCAGGTACCGCCGAGGACCACCCCGCGTCCCAGTACGTGGCGCGCCACGGTGACGGGGTGGCCGACATCGCCCTGCGGGTGCCCGACGCCTCGGCCGCATACGCGGCGGCCGTCGGCCGGGGCGCCCGGTCCGTGGCTCCGCCGGCGCGGTTCGGCGACCTGGTGACCGCGTCGGTCGGCGGGTTCGGCGACGTCGTGCACACATTCGTCGAGCGGCCCGGCGGGGCGGGCGGCCCGGCCGTGCCGGGTCTGCACCCCGTCCCGCGGGACGCCGCCGCCCCGGTGAGCACGCTGCGGTCCGTCGACCACTTCGCGGTGTGCGTGCGACCCGGCGACATCGACGACACGATCGCCTTCTACCGGAACGTGTTCGACTTCGAGGTCACGTTCACCGAGAGGCTCCAGATCGGCGCCCAGGCGATGACGACGAAGGTCGTGGAGAGCCGCTCGGGCGATGTGACGCTGACCCTGATCGAGCCTGACATCACCCAGGAGCCCGGTCACATCGACGAGTTCCTCCAGGAGCACGGCTGCGCGGGGGTCCAGCACATCGCCTTCGCCACCGACGAGATCGTGACCACCGTCGCTGACCTGCGGCGGCGCGGCGTGGCGTTCATGGGCACGCCTGACACGTACTACCGCACGCTGGCGGATCGCGTGGTGCCGACCCGGTACACGGTGGACGAGCTGCGCGGCCAGCAGGTCCTGGTCGACGAGGATCACGGCGGTCAGCTGTACCAGATCTTCGCCAGGTCCGTGCACCCGAGGCGCACGATCTTCCTCGAACTCATCGAGCGGATGGGCGCGCGGACCTTCGGCAGCGGCAACATCACCGCCCTCTACGAGGCCGCGGAACGCCAGCGAAAGGCAGCCGACGGCGAGTCGTGGGCTGCCTGA
- a CDS encoding SAM-dependent methyltransferase produces MSESDWTPAQVAELYDSSCQMSTIFNDGYEHLGYWYDDKDDASVEEAGKRLTRKVVDILGLRRGEHMLDAGCGVGAPATQIAREVGARITGVTISPAECEAAEKRAAKEGLFHRVRFQVRDYHDLPYGDDHFDAVMAMEALSHSVDLAKALSEFYRVLKPGGRVAITETTMVHPDAQLPPFFRSRRPMTADGWLEVLRTAGFVIEEWTQCGQRVYGMGNRYVERVEELREELVAEFGAEFVDTVKQGQQEMFAPGPDHMGYLILCARKPAS; encoded by the coding sequence ATGAGCGAATCGGACTGGACACCGGCCCAGGTGGCGGAGCTGTACGACAGCTCGTGTCAGATGTCGACGATCTTCAACGACGGATACGAGCACCTGGGCTACTGGTATGACGACAAGGACGACGCGAGCGTGGAGGAGGCGGGTAAACGTCTGACGCGCAAGGTCGTCGACATCCTCGGACTGCGCCGCGGTGAACACATGCTCGACGCGGGCTGCGGGGTCGGCGCGCCCGCTACCCAGATCGCGCGCGAGGTCGGCGCCCGCATCACCGGCGTCACCATCAGCCCCGCCGAGTGCGAGGCCGCGGAGAAGCGCGCGGCGAAGGAGGGACTGTTCCACCGGGTGCGGTTCCAGGTCCGCGACTACCACGACCTGCCGTACGGGGACGACCACTTCGACGCCGTCATGGCGATGGAAGCCCTGTCGCACTCGGTCGACCTGGCGAAGGCCCTGTCGGAGTTCTACCGTGTGCTCAAGCCCGGCGGCCGCGTCGCGATCACCGAGACGACCATGGTCCACCCCGACGCGCAGCTGCCGCCGTTCTTCCGCAGCCGCCGCCCCATGACAGCCGACGGGTGGCTGGAGGTCTTGCGTACCGCCGGGTTCGTCATCGAGGAGTGGACGCAATGCGGCCAGCGTGTCTACGGCATGGGCAACCGGTACGTCGAGCGCGTCGAGGAGCTTCGGGAGGAACTCGTGGCTGAGTTCGGTGCGGAGTTCGTGGACACGGTCAAACAGGGCCAGCAGGAGATGTTCGCGCCGGGGCCGGACCACATGGGCTATCTCATTCTCTGCGCCCGCAAGCCAGCGAGCTGA
- a CDS encoding alpha/beta fold hydrolase, whose amino-acid sequence MSTAREQSASAGARVVSADGTEIAFEQSGSGPAVVLVASALADRSDTTKLAALLAQHFTVVNYDRRGRGASGDANAYAPDREVEDIAALIEHVGGSASLFGSSSGAVLALRAAAAGVHVDRLALYEPPFVVAEDDDGPPKDLAQQINALLAEGRHSDAVKYFMTRVQGMPGVAVFFMKFMPKMWANLTKLARTLPYDIAVMGDTQQGKPLDAEEWKAVAARTRVLTGGKSPAAFQRAARAVVEILPQADHRTLPGLNHGAVVMAPRKLAPPIIEFIKG is encoded by the coding sequence ATGTCAACAGCCCGAGAGCAGTCGGCCAGTGCCGGAGCCCGCGTCGTCTCCGCTGACGGCACCGAGATCGCATTCGAGCAGTCGGGCAGCGGGCCGGCCGTCGTCCTGGTGGCCTCGGCGCTGGCCGACCGCTCCGACACGACCAAACTCGCGGCTCTCCTCGCCCAGCACTTCACTGTAGTCAACTACGACCGACGCGGACGGGGTGCCAGCGGTGACGCCAATGCTTACGCCCCCGACCGCGAGGTTGAGGACATCGCCGCCCTGATCGAACACGTCGGCGGTTCGGCGTCGCTGTTCGGCTCGTCCTCCGGAGCAGTCCTCGCCCTGCGCGCGGCGGCTGCCGGAGTGCACGTCGACCGCCTGGCCCTGTATGAGCCGCCTTTCGTGGTCGCCGAAGACGACGACGGACCGCCCAAGGATCTCGCGCAGCAGATCAACGCGCTGCTTGCGGAAGGCCGGCACAGCGACGCGGTCAAGTACTTCATGACCAGAGTGCAGGGCATGCCCGGCGTCGCCGTGTTCTTTATGAAGTTCATGCCGAAGATGTGGGCGAACCTCACCAAGCTGGCCCGCACTCTGCCTTACGACATTGCGGTCATGGGCGATACCCAGCAAGGCAAACCGCTCGACGCCGAGGAGTGGAAGGCAGTGGCCGCACGCACACGTGTACTGACTGGCGGCAAGAGCCCGGCCGCCTTCCAGCGCGCCGCACGCGCCGTCGTCGAGATCCTGCCGCAGGCAGACCACCGCACCCTGCCCGGCCTCAACCACGGCGCTGTCGTCATGGCCCCGAGGAAACTCGCCCCCCCGATCATCGAGTTCATAAAGGGATGA
- a CDS encoding MbtH family protein, giving the protein MSQTMADQATNPFDDQDGNYTVLVNAAGEHSLWPAGIPAPGGWRVAHGPARRVACLDYVNLAWQHLGTRV; this is encoded by the coding sequence ATGAGTCAGACCATGGCCGACCAGGCCACCAACCCCTTCGACGACCAGGACGGCAACTACACGGTCCTCGTCAACGCGGCCGGCGAGCACTCGCTGTGGCCCGCGGGGATACCCGCCCCGGGTGGCTGGCGCGTCGCCCACGGGCCCGCCCGGCGCGTCGCCTGCCTCGACTACGTCAACTTGGCGTGGCAGCACCTCGGCACCCGTGTGTGA
- a CDS encoding aminotransferase-like domain-containing protein, which translates to MVELARESLHNSVWDPVATSMNFLNEVAGRFPDAISLAAGRPWDGFHDPADLPRYLSIFQDHLTASGMPPNQVRTLLMQYGRTNGVLGELIARLLANDEGILVPQDAIAVTSGCQEAMVIALRGLCARPSDVVLAAEPCYVGLTGAARLLGIDVVPVPEGPGGLDPETVAATARAVRAEGRNPKALYVVPNFSNPSGVSLPVAARRALLDVAETEDLIVLEDDPYGLFGLDDRPRVSLKALDRRARVIYLGSFAKSCFPGARVGFLVADQPVVDHDGRRTLLAGELSAVKSMLTVNTSPVGQAVIGGLLVESGCSLRAANREKTAFYRRNLRTLLAALDTCFRAGRGQGIRWSVPSGGFFVVLEVPVQADEKLLELSAEQYGVLWTPMRFFYADGGTHAMRLSCSAIEPGRIDEGVGRIARLLADHS; encoded by the coding sequence GTGGTCGAACTGGCTCGCGAGTCGCTGCACAACTCGGTGTGGGACCCAGTGGCGACGTCCATGAACTTCCTCAACGAGGTCGCCGGCCGGTTCCCGGACGCCATCTCGCTCGCGGCCGGGCGCCCCTGGGACGGCTTCCACGATCCGGCCGACCTCCCCAGATACCTGAGCATCTTCCAGGACCACCTGACGGCATCCGGCATGCCTCCGAACCAGGTCCGAACGCTGCTCATGCAGTACGGCAGGACCAACGGCGTGCTCGGCGAACTCATCGCGCGACTGCTCGCGAACGACGAGGGCATCCTGGTGCCCCAGGACGCGATAGCGGTCACGTCCGGCTGTCAGGAGGCGATGGTCATCGCACTGCGCGGCCTGTGCGCCCGGCCCAGCGACGTCGTGCTCGCCGCAGAGCCCTGCTACGTCGGGCTCACCGGCGCGGCGCGCCTGCTGGGGATTGACGTCGTCCCGGTGCCGGAGGGGCCCGGCGGGCTCGACCCCGAGACCGTCGCGGCGACCGCGCGCGCCGTCCGCGCCGAAGGACGCAATCCGAAGGCGCTCTACGTCGTGCCGAACTTCTCCAACCCGTCCGGTGTCTCGCTGCCGGTCGCGGCCAGGCGTGCGCTGCTCGACGTCGCGGAAACCGAGGACCTGATCGTCCTCGAGGACGACCCGTACGGCCTGTTCGGCCTTGACGACCGGCCCCGCGTATCGCTCAAGGCCCTCGACCGGCGCGCGCGAGTGATCTACCTCGGTTCATTCGCGAAGTCGTGCTTCCCCGGGGCGCGGGTCGGGTTCCTTGTGGCCGACCAGCCGGTCGTGGACCACGACGGGCGGCGCACGCTGCTCGCCGGGGAGCTGTCGGCGGTCAAGAGCATGCTGACGGTCAACACCTCGCCGGTGGGCCAGGCAGTCATCGGCGGACTGCTCGTCGAATCCGGTTGCAGCCTCCGCGCCGCCAACCGGGAGAAGACCGCCTTCTACCGGCGCAACCTGCGCACGCTGCTTGCCGCGCTGGACACGTGCTTTCGGGCCGGAAGGGGCCAGGGCATCCGCTGGTCGGTGCCGAGCGGCGGGTTCTTCGTGGTGCTCGAAGTGCCTGTGCAGGCCGACGAGAAACTGCTGGAGCTTTCCGCCGAACAGTACGGAGTGCTGTGGACGCCGATGAGGTTCTTCTACGCCGACGGCGGCACCCACGCGATGCGGTTGTCGTGCAGTGCGATCGAGCCCGGCCGGATCGACGAGGGCGTCGGACGGATCGCCCGGCTGCTGGCCGATCACAGCTGA
- a CDS encoding maleylpyruvate isomerase family mycothiol-dependent enzyme has protein sequence MGDDAVWAEVEAARLRLADLLADLSDEEWETPSLCRDWRVRDVAAHLTLPPTLTTGGWMKELLRSNGVFHRMIRDSAARTAREPVDELVARLRKHAGSRLVPPAPGAGADTTVMDVLTHSQDIAIPLGREIEIVPEAARAGLDSLWRLRFPFNPRKALRGIRFVATDSPWAVGDGPVVTGRTAAFLLVLTGREAGLDQVSGEGVPLLRARFALTGR, from the coding sequence ATGGGCGACGACGCCGTGTGGGCTGAGGTCGAGGCAGCCCGGCTGAGGCTGGCCGACCTCTTGGCCGACCTGTCCGACGAGGAATGGGAGACGCCTTCTCTGTGCCGTGACTGGCGGGTCCGTGACGTGGCGGCACACCTGACGCTGCCGCCGACACTCACGACAGGGGGGTGGATGAAGGAGCTGCTGCGCTCCAACGGCGTCTTCCACCGCATGATCAGGGACTCGGCGGCGCGGACGGCACGGGAGCCGGTCGACGAACTCGTGGCACGTCTACGCAAGCATGCCGGCTCGCGTCTCGTCCCGCCCGCGCCCGGTGCTGGTGCGGACACGACGGTCATGGATGTCCTGACCCACAGTCAGGACATCGCGATCCCGCTGGGCAGGGAGATCGAGATCGTGCCCGAAGCCGCCCGCGCAGGTCTGGACAGTCTGTGGCGGCTGCGGTTCCCGTTCAACCCCCGCAAGGCACTGCGCGGCATCCGGTTCGTAGCGACCGACTCGCCCTGGGCCGTCGGCGACGGACCAGTCGTAACCGGCCGGACAGCGGCGTTCCTGCTGGTGCTCACCGGCCGAGAGGCCGGACTGGATCAGGTGTCGGGCGAGGGTGTTCCGCTGTTGCGGGCCCGTTTCGCCCTGACTGGTCGCTGA
- a CDS encoding condensation domain-containing protein, with the protein MDLPVDRAPLSTNLDMLCMFDKGEHEGSFGPRHLVILAWRLLGELDLAAFQGAVDDVVERHEMLRTQIVRDDGEPYQKVLPPSSAELVVVDLPPDGSRPREEQADEFVNEIEATTMSVAQLPHLRVVLGRFDAMDAVCVLVTHHVASDGVSLQVVIRDIANFYAARRGFPVAPLTPARQYREFTAWQRQALASPQAEESRAYWREAMRDAEIVDLPTDRVPGEGAPARYAVYRFELEHEVASATTVFATAMRSSPFMVMMAAFNALLHQEAGVDDVVSAIITSGRVEPEYNETVGPFFNMLPLRTGLGECRSFMELVRRTREACLAAYTHELPFAQIAAQAPTLTATYARRGTAVWAFQVMQYPGVTEAELIGDVEFSAIRKRYKAHPVTSDIPNGVLWGLDVLPTGEVTGTARFNTQEYDESTVMRLVERFRGILRGGVSDPGAPLSAL; encoded by the coding sequence ATGGACCTACCCGTCGACCGCGCACCTCTTTCAACGAACCTCGACATGCTCTGCATGTTCGACAAGGGCGAACACGAGGGTTCGTTCGGCCCCCGCCACCTGGTCATCCTCGCGTGGCGCCTCCTCGGCGAACTGGACCTGGCGGCCTTCCAGGGCGCTGTCGACGACGTGGTGGAGCGCCACGAGATGCTGCGCACCCAGATCGTCCGCGACGACGGCGAGCCGTACCAGAAGGTGCTCCCGCCGAGCTCGGCGGAGCTGGTGGTCGTCGACCTGCCGCCGGACGGTTCCCGCCCGCGCGAGGAGCAGGCGGACGAGTTCGTCAACGAGATCGAGGCCACGACGATGAGCGTGGCCCAACTGCCGCACCTGCGGGTCGTGCTCGGAAGGTTCGACGCGATGGACGCCGTGTGCGTCCTCGTCACGCACCACGTGGCGAGCGACGGAGTGTCCCTGCAGGTGGTGATACGGGACATCGCGAACTTCTACGCCGCTCGCCGGGGTTTCCCGGTGGCGCCGCTCACGCCGGCCAGGCAGTACCGCGAGTTCACCGCGTGGCAGCGGCAGGCGCTCGCCTCGCCGCAGGCGGAGGAGTCGCGGGCGTACTGGCGGGAGGCGATGCGTGACGCGGAGATCGTCGACCTTCCCACCGACCGCGTCCCGGGTGAAGGCGCGCCGGCCCGCTATGCCGTGTACCGGTTCGAGCTCGAACACGAGGTCGCCTCGGCGACGACGGTGTTCGCCACCGCCATGCGCAGCTCGCCGTTCATGGTGATGATGGCGGCCTTCAACGCCCTCCTGCACCAGGAGGCGGGCGTGGACGACGTGGTCTCGGCGATCATCACCTCGGGCCGGGTGGAGCCTGAGTACAACGAGACCGTCGGGCCGTTCTTCAACATGCTGCCGCTGCGCACCGGGCTCGGTGAGTGCCGAAGCTTCATGGAACTGGTCCGGCGCACCCGGGAGGCCTGCCTCGCCGCGTACACCCACGAGCTGCCCTTCGCGCAGATCGCCGCGCAGGCGCCGACGCTCACGGCGACGTACGCGAGGCGGGGCACGGCGGTCTGGGCATTCCAGGTGATGCAGTACCCAGGTGTGACGGAGGCCGAGTTGATCGGCGACGTGGAGTTCTCCGCGATCCGCAAACGGTACAAGGCGCACCCCGTGACCTCCGACATCCCCAACGGTGTCCTGTGGGGACTGGACGTCCTGCCGACCGGCGAGGTCACGGGCACGGCCAGGTTCAACACCCAGGAGTACGACGAGTCGACCGTGATGAGGCTGGTGGAACGGTTCCGAGGCATACTCCGCGGCGGCGTCTCGGACCCTGGGGCCCCGCTGTCCGCGCTGTGA